Below is a genomic region from Ancylothrix sp. D3o.
CTAGCTAACAATTGGGGAGGATTCGGTCGCCAACGACCAGCATAATACCATATGACAAAGGTATAAACATCCTTCATATAATAAACCTGAATATCTCGCATGGCACTGAAAGCAGCATCCTTGAGACGAACTTGTACAAAACCGTTATATATTCTGTAAGTGAGAAACGTAGACAAGCTGCTAAGCAAATTTCTGTTTTTTTGACTAATCGTAGTCTGGCTATGAAAAGTAAAACGAATACCATTAAAAGGACAATTTTTGTACTCCGCTCGACTCATTTCTAATTGACTCATCTCGAAAACATACCACAATAATTGGCGCTGAGAGGGTGATAAGGCAAACCACCAATTTAAAGAGGGCTTATTATATTTTCTCATAGTTTTATTTTATATTTAGTAGCATTGGCGATCCTTAATCGCTACTTACTATTTTAGCACAATATATATTTTTTGGCAACTTTCATTTACCCAAGGGTCACAGCCGGACGGTAATGAAGTAAGGGCTAAGAAAAAATAGTGGTATGGAAAGAACCGTTTACTTCGTTCTAAAATACGAGTAAACGGTCACTTCCTTAGTTTTTACTTGCTACCCACCTTATTTACGGAAATAAAATCAGACAGTTTGATTTTTAAGCTCGATAACACCAAAACAGCCGTTTTTCCAACGTTTATGGTATTAATTGCCCAAAACGGATAGCCTTTATGAATCATTTCTCTATTGACTTCGTACAAGTCGCCTAACCATTCCTCGCGCCGCTCTTCCGGGAAAAGATATGCTATTGGACTGGCAACCCATCGACTAGCCCACGTTTCAGAAGGCTCGAATCGCTTGTACTTGCGAAGCTTTTTTTCTAACTTCGATCGTTTTTCTAATTTTTCTAAGCGAGCAGTAACTTCTTCTATAGAAGGTTCCAACTCTTCTAAAAAATAACCTAACTCTTCAAGCTGTTGGATTGAGAGAGTAGTCTGGCTGCCATGAGAAGAGATTGGCTCGGAAAGACTGGATGGCTTCAAGGGTGTCCATTCCACTTCCTGTGAGTTTGTAATAACGCCGTCTGGCTCCCCCTCTTTCCTCGCGTCTTTCATCTCCCCAACGGGATTCAATAAGGCCCTTTTTTTCCAAGGAATGGAGAACAGGGTAAAGAGTGCCGAGTCCCATTTGGCGCTTACCTTGACTAGCTTGCTCCACAGCCTGCGGAATTTGTAGACCGTAGAGTTCCTTGTTGTAGAGGGCATATAAAACGGTTTCTTCTCTGGGCGAAACTTCGACATAAATTTGTCCTTTTCCTTTATTCATAGTTTTCTTGCGTTCCCTTATTACTGTTTTGTCTATAAAACATTATACCTTAAAAATTTGATAGTTGCCTGGACGAGATAGAAGAGTGCTTAAACTAGAGAGTCATTAGATAGCAAGCAGGCAAAGTCAAATAAATACCAATTATTTGACTTTGAATGAAAGCCAATTGAAAGTAGGGTTTCAATCGCCTGAACTCCTTGCTGGGCATCGGCTTAGGGTCGCAAAATCTTCTACTTTTGGGTTTTTATGAGGAAAACTACCGTTCGCTCGTTTTTGTTTTTCAGCTATGGGGCCGGTTAAAGAGGTCACTTCTTGGAGTTGTGTTAGCTTGCTCGTAATATGGCCCCATGTCCCCCCTCAAGAGTGCTCTTTTGGCACGACTGTGCGCTACCACAAGCCTCTCTTAAATGTGCTAAGGCCGGCATTTAATAGCAGACTTAAGGGTAAAATGGCCAACAGAATACACCGGGCAAAGACCGCTGCTCCAGACGACGGACTTGGGCCCGATGAGTGAAATGGCCACCACAACACACCGGCCTGCGGTTTGATGGCGAATAAAATGCCATCCCCTACCGGCCACATAGCCCAATATGGACATCCAACTATCGTCCCTCTGAGCTTCGGCGCGATTTAGTCAATAA
It encodes:
- a CDS encoding PadR family transcriptional regulator, producing MNKGKGQIYVEVSPREETVLYALYNKELYGLQIPQAVEQASQGKRQMGLGTLYPVLHSLEKKGLIESRWGDERREERGGARRRYYKLTGSGMDTLEAIQSFRANLFSWQPDYSLNPTA